GATGGTGCGGCCCTCGCGTTCGGCCGCCGCCCAGTCGCGATGCCGGAGCTGGTACTTCTCCGAGTCGAGGTATTCCTCGCTGCCCTCGCGCAGCGGGGTGTTCTCGCACAGTTCGTAGCCGGAGTAGATGCCCCAGGCCGGTGACAGCGTCGCGGCGAGCACGGCCCGGACCTCGAAGGCGGGACGGCCGCCGTGCTGGAGGTAGGCGTGCAGGATGTCGGGGGTGTTGGGGAAGAAGTTGGGCCGCATGTAGGAGGCGGCCTCACCCGACAGCTCCGTCAGGTACTCGGTCAGTTCCTGCTTGGAGGTGCGCCAGGTGAAGTAGGTGTAGGACTGCTGGAAGCCGATCTGGGCCAGGGTGTGCATCATCGCCGGCCGGGTGAACGCCTCGGCCAGGAAGATCACATCGGGGTCGGTGCGGTTGATCTCGCCGATCACCCGCTCCCAGAACACCACCGGCTTGGTGTGCGGGTTGTCCACCCGGAAGATCCGCACCCCGGCGTCCATCCAGTGCCGCAGCACCCGCACCGTCTCCGCGACCAGACCGTCCATGTCGGCGTCGAAGGCGATGGGGTAGATGTCCTGGTACTTCTTCGGCGGGTTCTCCGCGTAGGCGATGGTGCCGTCGGGGCGGTGGTGGAACCACTCCGGATGCTTCTGCACCCACGGATGGTCCGGTGAGCACTGCAGCGCGAAGTCCAGCGCCACCTCCATGCCCAGCTCCCGCGCCCGCCCGACGAACCGGGTGAAGTCCTCCAGCGTGCCCAGGTCGGGGTGCACGGCGTCGTGCCCGCCCTCCGGCGAACCGATCGCCCACGGCACCCCCACATCGTCCGGGCCGGGGGAGAGAGTGTTGTTCCTGCCCTTGCGGAACGTCGTCCCGATGGGGTGGATCGGCGGCAGGTAGACCACGTCGAAGCCCATCGCCGCGATCGCCGGCAACCTGCGGGCGGCGGTGCGGAAGGTGCCGTGGGGCTGCTCGGGCGTGCCCTCCGAACGCGGGAAGAACTCGTACCACGAGCCGTACAGGGCCCGCTCCCGCTCCACCAGCAGCGGCAGCGGCTCACTGCTGGTCACCAGGTCCCGCAACGGATGCCGCTCCAGGACCGCGTCCACCTCCGGCGTCAGCGCCGCCGCCAGACGAGCCGCCGCGGGGCGGTCCTCGTCCCGCAGGGCGTCGACGGCGGTGAGGATCACGTCGCGCAGTCCCTCCTCCTCGGGCACGCCCGCGGCCGCCCGCTCGTACAGACGCGCACCCTCCTCCAGGACGATGTCCGTGTCCATGCCCGCCGGGATCTTGATCTCGGCGTGGTGGCGCCAGGTGGCGACCGGGTCCCCCCATGCCTCGACGGTGAACGTCCACAGTCCGGGTTCCCCGGCGGTGACCGTCGCACCCCACCGGTCCGTACCCGGGGCGAGTTCGCGCATCGGCGTCCACGGGCCGGGACGGCCCTCGGGGTCCTTCAGCACGACATTGGCGGCCACCGCGTCGTGCCCCTCCCGGAACACGGTCGCCGAGATCTCGAAGGTCTCGCCGGTGACGGCCTTGGCCGGCCGGCGTCCCCGCTGGACCACCGGGCGGACATCCAGTACGGGTATGCGCCCCACGGCGGTCGCTTCGTCCACCGGTGGAGGTGGCGAGGCCG
The Streptomyces tuirus genome window above contains:
- a CDS encoding alpha-1,4-glucan--maltose-1-phosphate maltosyltransferase, producing MPAKHHSPAPPNRRTTGARAPGGEARPARPGDDGSPASPPPPVDEATAVGRIPVLDVRPVVQRGRRPAKAVTGETFEISATVFREGHDAVAANVVLKDPEGRPGPWTPMRELAPGTDRWGATVTAGEPGLWTFTVEAWGDPVATWRHHAEIKIPAGMDTDIVLEEGARLYERAAAGVPEEEGLRDVILTAVDALRDEDRPAAARLAAALTPEVDAVLERHPLRDLVTSSEPLPLLVERERALYGSWYEFFPRSEGTPEQPHGTFRTAARRLPAIAAMGFDVVYLPPIHPIGTTFRKGRNNTLSPGPDDVGVPWAIGSPEGGHDAVHPDLGTLEDFTRFVGRARELGMEVALDFALQCSPDHPWVQKHPEWFHHRPDGTIAYAENPPKKYQDIYPIAFDADMDGLVAETVRVLRHWMDAGVRIFRVDNPHTKPVVFWERVIGEINRTDPDVIFLAEAFTRPAMMHTLAQIGFQQSYTYFTWRTSKQELTEYLTELSGEAASYMRPNFFPNTPDILHAYLQHGGRPAFEVRAVLAATLSPAWGIYSGYELCENTPLREGSEEYLDSEKYQLRHRDWAAAEREGRTITPLLTRLNTIRRENPALQQLRDLHFHHADQEAVIAYSKRKGSNTVLVVANLDPHHTQEATVSLDMPQLGLDWHESVPVRDELTGETYHWGRANYVRLEPGHRPAHVFTVLRPSTPEIGGSPTT